One window of the Babesia microti strain RI chromosome IV, complete genome genome contains the following:
- a CDS encoding hypothetical protein (overlaps_old_locusTagID:BBM_III07895), with protein MTRASINVLVKTLIAQKLQNLLKTTLLKTFLLAIRILFELVLQLNTRDWNTSLWEVRLEVTLKRRLIDNAH; from the coding sequence atgacgCGTGCATCAATAAATGTGTTAGTCAAGACGTTGATAGCACAGAAACTGCAAAATCTACTTAAAACAACACTACTGAAAACATTTTTGTTAGCTATAAGGATATTGTTTGAATTGGTTCTACAGCTAAACACTCGTGATTGGAATACTTCATTATGGGAGGTTAGACTGGAAGTAACGCTAAAGCGCAGGCTCATTGACAATGCCCACTAA
- a CDS encoding hypothetical protein (overlaps_old_locusTagID:BBM_III07915) has product MNIHTHRIILIYFLISIAKASIDSQKSDNDVANTSETSEKLNYYDARDDFLHTMDMVNLVGGSCTLIDKANQPSDFKQLLNASIFGYGRISALLTQTKSIYDVTVASTLAAVFGKLMQINLDDEGLAVEQWSARVCSMLEIAEASLLSTSFKILADRLTKHCGRIAEVFLSQKENDPIDKNKSSDSINDYSSGEGVDVVWSVSTECLMEFIAPNSPGGFTSKWTFVTFKHLLMQLSISIIMCEYQLRDPKLLDDEIEGVENLLFRSWDVLEHYSNIQFYTQLDGASGIMTFAQSNLMPLVKRDGDKINVSWNLQNEFEADPSSNSSGDLGLAAGDNASSDGEKPVATDPPFYSRRPRTYSMLSDYKRRLSLTYEMSDEDTPDEDDDFEREDEEVIVEKETESTPNKQIKNAKNVFGRRKTPQNKVFRPKLYPHDTVSTSSVTYAIKTNNENQIQFKSGAAQPIDSDIDSVPRAKASNPSIDSGNDSVPRAKASNPSIDSGNDSVPRAKASNPSNGSDIDSVPRAKASNPSNGPGNDSVPRAQASNPSNGPGNDSVPRAKASKPSNGSDIDSVPTAPASKPSNGSDIDSVPTAPASTSKSVRGTTGTGSNSKWSSVRNSVLKNKTEENDNNEGPSKASGSAGGGLKGEISFSDTVSILRFRSEPLRWTENTKVEANMHRKMVNKCQVEQLRPLSIDYYNKISPPNLGHPVMGRATASSSSTLLPKFMGIGAKVSKTSNNPSMDTLSNFWGMQRHDKELSGIRKLDKTVSQMAILDRFSRLADTCWDVASGRPSGYISPETMYRLGGNRKDDYIHHVTRVYPFNLVKAYRFLVTKEEPQVQSNGDDNFEFSLFLQAPEFVSILPNGDRAEALVIEQKLVSTIRTLNTNSTEDPPISVCGYVYKRNDVDRVLIGEFGVKLPSTILEHVYKIHTPYTILIHAKFTDSKFNKLKAVMQFLQGTHFGDFTLKFVYKGMVPSKNVVKDSCHECLIGHYPIWKFVLTTISVPVLEIFICALILSRRGIRIRALYKSKPSDNQSGAI; this is encoded by the coding sequence ATGAATATTCATACACATCGCATCATTctcatttattttttaatatccaTCGCAAAAGCTTCCATAGACTCACAAAAGTCCGATAATGATGTCGCAAACACTAGTGAAACAAGTgagaaattgaattattacGATGCGCGAGATGATTTCCTCCATACTATGGATATGGTTAATCTAGTCGGTGGCTCCTGCACTTTGATAGATAAGGCAAATCAGCCCAGTGACTTTAAACAACTACTAAATGCTTCTATCTTCGGCTACGGTAGAATCTCAGCCCTTCTCACCCAAACCAAGTCCATCTACGACGTAACAGTGGCCAGTACATTGGCCGCTGTGTTTGGTAAACTGatgcaaattaatttggatGATGAAGGGCTGGCGGTTGAGCAATGGTCTGCCAGGGTTTGTAGTATGTTGGAGATAGCCGAGGCGAGTCTTCTTAGTACATCATTCAAGATCCTGGCTGATAGGCTTACCAAACACTGTGGGAGGATCGCTGAGGTGTTTTTGTCGCAAAAGGAAAATGATCCCATCGATAAAAACAAATCATCAGATTctataaatgattattcGTCCGGTGAAGGCGTGGACGTTGTTTGGAGTGTGAGTACGGAATGCCTAATGGAATTCATCGCCCCAAACAGCCCAGGCGGGTTCACTTCTAAATGGACCTTTGTGACATTCAAACACCTACTAATGCAGCTGTCCATCTCAATCATAATGTGTGAATATCAGTTGCGTGATCCAAAATTGTtggatgatgaaattgaaggcgtagaaaatttgttatttcGCTCATGGGATGTGCTGGAGCATTATAGCAACATTCAGTTCTACACGCAATTAGATGGTGCATCTGGGATAATGACTTTTGCCCAAAGCAATCTAATGCCCCTTGTGAAACGGGATGGGGATAAAATTAACGTGTCATGGAACCTACAgaatgaatttgaagctGATCCATCGTCTAATAGCAGTGGGGATTTGGGCTTGGCCGCCGGTGATAATGCTAGCAGCGATGGCGAAAAGCCCGTTGCTACAGACCCACCCTTCTACAGCAGGAGGCCCAGGACCTATAGCATGTTGTCAGACTATAAAAGGAGGCTTTCTCTTACCTACGAGATGTCTGACGAGGACACGCCTGATGAGGATGATGATTTTGAGCGTGAAGATGAGGAAGTAATAGTTGAGAAGGAAACGGAATCAACTCctaataaacaaattaaaaatgcaaaAAACGTGTTTGGCAGAAGAAAAACTCCGCAAAATAAGGTATTTAGACCTAAACTGTATCCACATGATACTGTATCCACTTCTTCTGTGACTTATGCCATTAAAACCAATAATGAGAATCAAATCCAGTTCAAGTCGGGGGCCGCCCAGCCTATTGACTCAGACATCGATTCAGTCCCTAGGGCTAAAGCTTCAAATCCATCTATTGACTCAGGCAACGATTCAGTCCCTAGGGCTAAAGCTTCAAATCCATCTATTGACTCAGGCAACGATTCAGTCCCTAGGGCTAAAGCTTCAAACCCATCTAATGGCTCAGACATCGATTCAGTCCCTAGGGCTAAAGCTTCAAATCCATCTAATGGCCCAGGCAACGATTCAGTCCCTAGGGCTCAAGCTTCAAATCCATCTAATGGCCCAGGCAACGATTCAGTCCCTAGGGCTAAAGCTTCAAAACCATCTAATGGCTCAGACATCGATTCAGTCCCTACGGCTCCAGCTTCAAAACCATCTAATGGCTCAGACATCGATTCAGTCCCTACGGCTCCAGCTTCAACGTCCAAATCTGTAAGAGGCACTACCGGAACTGGCAGTAACAGTAAATGGAGCAGTGTCAGAAACTCAGTGCTGAAGAACAAAACTGAAGAGAATGACAACAACGAGGGCCCTTCCAAGGCTAGTGGTAGTGCTGGTGGTGGGTTGAAAGGTGAGATATCCTTCTCGGACACAGTATCGATACTCAGGTTCAGGTCAGAACCTCTGCGGTGGACCGAAAATACTAAGGTAGAGGCTAACATGCATAGGAAGATGGTCAATAAGTGCCAGGTGGAGCAGCTTCGTCCCCTCTCAATAGACTACTACAACAAGATCTCCCCGCCCAACCTGGGCCATCCAGTCATGGGACGGGCCACCGCTAGTTCATCGTCGACCCTTCTACCAAAGTTCATGGGTATCGGTGCCAAGGTATCCAAAACGTCTAACAACCCTTCGATGGACACGCTGTCAAACTTTTGGGGGATGCAACGCCACGATAAGGAGCTGTCAGGGATTCgtaaattggataaaacTGTTAGCCAAATGGCCATTCTTGACCGCTTTAGTAGACTAGCTGACACCTGCTGGGATGTTGCCAGTGGGAGGCCTTCAGGGTATATTTCTCCGGAGACCATGTACCGCCTAGGCGGTAACAGGAAAGATGATTACATCCATCATGTAACTAGGGTCTATCCCTTCAATTTAGTTAAGGCCTACCGTTTCTTAGTGACCAAAGAGGAGCCCCAAGTGCAGTCAAATGGGGacgataattttgaattctCCCTCTTTTTACAGGCTCCAGAATTTGTCTCGATTCTACCCAATGGAGATAGGGCCGAAGCTCTGGTTATTGAACAAAAACTTGTCTCAACTATTAGGACCCTCAACACTAATAGCACAGAAGACCCACCTATAAGCGTCTGTGGATACGTTTACAAGCGAAACGACGTGGATAGGGTGCTCATTGGTGAGTTTGGCGTTAAATTACCGTCCACTATCCTAGAACACGTCTATAAAATACATACGCCATACACTATACTCATTCACGCCAAGTTCACCGATAGCAAGTTCAATAAGCTCAAGGCCGTCATGCAGTTTTTGCAGGGGACACACTTTGGTGACTTCACTTTAAAATTTGTCTACAAGGGTATGGTGCCCAGCAAAAATGTCGTAAAGGACAGTTGCCATGAGTGTTTGATAGGTCATTACCCCATTTGGAAGTTTGTCCTCACTACAATTTCGGTACCCGTTCTCGAAATATTCATTTGCGCGCTGATTCTCTCTAGGAGGGGAATCAGGATTCGGGCCCTGTACAAATCCAAGCCCAGCGACAACCAATCCGGCGCAATTTAA
- a CDS encoding calcium-dependent protein kinase (overlaps_old_locusTagID:BBM_III07905): MPCLRVPICCGQVEGKMSDNDKVEECIHNDSQCDQPSLHSLCTKCMPEQDRSLRGYKGMIIKTPTYLYQDTIKVSSPVFNRSNIVQENIISDISEHYILQGDRLGKGSYGHVMRAKCKETGQIRAVKVIKKAKIENTMRMKREIQIMKLLDHPNIIKLFHVYEDFDNLYLVMEMSAGGELFDKIVKHGCFSEAYAANIMRQVFSALWYIHSKNIIHRDLKPENILYSNSSVHSPIKLIDWGFSTMCSTKHKFSSLVGTPYYVAPEVLFGNYDKSCDLWSAGVILYILLCGYPPFHGKDNAEILKSVKRGVYEFDPRHWKYISPKAIDLINKLLCYDPRKRIKASQALNHPWITLNSPQSSIAPEIPQRYINELLKRFRQFHHFNKMKQMALTCIAYNLTDLEIGNLATTFSALDKNGDGVLTTKELLQGLRKVYNKQEAETAELIEKLDTDGNGTIDYTEFIAAGIDQQLYQQENFCQAAFNVFDLDRDGKISKQELLKVFDNCEDVNESQNLVSAIFGEVDLDKDGSINFDEFWAMIHGYKATESSNTVKRRTMQPPLQARDIPPLDLAYQPNPKELDFINKLADCKNKKLNI, from the exons ATGCCGTGTTTGAGGGTCCCAATTTGCTGCGGGCAAGTTGAAGGCAAAATGAGTGATAATGATAAGGTTGAAGAATGCATCCATAATGACTCCCAATGCGACCAACCCAGCCTACATTCTTTGTGCACTAAGTGTATGCCAGAACAAGATAGATCATTACGCGGCTACAAGGGGATGATAATCAAGACACCAACGTATCTGTATCAAGACACCATTAAAGTATCATCCCCTGTGTTTAACCGCTCAAACATTGTGcaagaaaatattatatcagACATTTCTGAACACTATATTTTGCAGGGCGACAGACTGGGCAAAGGTAGCTATGGTCATGTAATGAGGGCAAAATGTAAAGAGACAGGACAGATTCGTGCGGTTAAGGTCATTAAGAAGGCGAAGATTGAAAACACCATGCGAATGAAGAGGGAGATTCAAATTATGAAACTGTTGGACCATCCCAACATAATAAAACTGTTCCATGTTTACGAGGATTTCGATAATTTATACCTGGTGATGGAAATGAGTGCTGGAGGGGAGCTGTTTGACAAAATTGTAAAGCATGG cTGCTTCAGCGAAGCTTACGCTGCCAACATTATGAGACAGGTATTCTCCGCTTTGTGGTATATACATTCTAAAAACATAATCCACAGGGACCTAAAGCCTGAaaacatattatattcaaaCTCTTCGGTTCACTCGCCTATAAAGTTGATCGACTGGGGATTTTCTACTATGTGTTCCACTAAgcacaaattttcaagtcTAGTAGGCACTCCTTATTATGTGGCTCCGGAGGTTTTGTTTGGGAATTACGATAAATCTTGCGACTTATGGAGCGCAGGAGTTATACTTTACATTTTGTTGTGCGGTTATCCTCCCTTTC ATGGCAAGGACAATGCAGAGATTTTAAAGTCTGTAAAACGTGGTGTCTACGAATTTGACCCGAGGCACTGGAAATATATAAGTCCCAAAGCCATAGACCTAATAAATAAGCTGTTGTGTTACGATCCAAGGAAGCGCATAAAGGCCAGCCAGGCGCTGAACCATCCCTGGATAACTCTTAATTCCCCACAATCATCAATTGCCCCTGAGATACCTCAAAGGTATATTAATGAACTCTTAAAGCGCTTCCGCCAGTTCCATCACTTCAACAAAATGAAACAAATGGCGCTTACCTGCATTGCATACAATCTCACAGATCTCGAGATAGGTAACCTAGCCACAACATTTTCTGCGTTGGATAAGAATGGAGATGGAGTGCTAACGACGAAG GAATTATTGCAAGGTTTGCGAAAAGTGTACAATAAGCAAGAAGCAGAAACTGCTGAGTTGATTGAAAAACTTGACACCGACGGTAACGGCACTATAGACTATACCGAATTCATAGCGGCAGGTATTGACCAACAATTATACCAACAAGAAAATTTTTGCCAAGCGGCATTTAATGTTTTTGACTTGGACCGTGATGGGAAAATATCCAAGCAAGAACTGTTGAAGGTGTTTGATAATTGCGAAGATGTGAATGAGAGTCAGAATTTGGTGAGTGCAATTTTCGGCGAGGTAGATCTGGATAAAGATGGTTCCATCAATTTCGATGAATTCTGGGCCATGATTCACGGATACAAAGCTACTGAATCCAGCAACACGGTCAAACGTCGCACAATGCAGCCTCCTTTACAAGCAAGGGATATACCGCCACTTGATCTCGCTTATCAGCCCAATCCCAAGGAACTAGATTTCATCAACAAGTTGGCCGATTGTAAAAACAAGAAACTCAACATctaa
- a CDS encoding hypothetical protein (overlaps_old_locusTagID:BBM_III07900), producing MTDDPVMSTSLRVLEFPELSGRHSLLHRSLIIGDSIDLDLEDPIPKITVGGALTFYGKESSLGSSQLIVKITDTGASLFGFADKKYIFTSTMQS from the exons ATGACCGATGACCCGGTAATGTCTACTAGCCTTCGTGTGTTGGAGTTCCCAGAGCTATCTGGCCGCCATTCCCTATTGCATAGATCACTTATCATTGGTGATTCTATTGACCTAGATTTGGAGGACCCAATCCCTAAG ATAACTGTTGGCGGTGCGTTGACGTTTTATGGCAAAGAATCCTCCCTTGGTTCTTCCCAATTGATAGTAAAAATCACTGATACTGGTGCTTCATTGTTTGGATTTGCAgacaaaaaatatatattcacaTCTACCATGCAAAGTTGa
- a CDS encoding cytochrome c (overlaps_old_locusTagID:BBM_III07925), with amino-acid sequence MRPEPDVTVAPGDASKGAKIFKSKCAQCHTINKGGAAKQGPNLFGFFGRKSGSTDYGYSEANKNSGIVWTEKHLFQYLLNPREYIPGTKMVFAGIKKAKEREDLIEYLKNASSGK; translated from the exons ATGAGGCCAGAACCTGATGTTACGGTGGCCCCGGGGGACGCATCTAAAGGGGCTAAAATATTCAAGTCCAAGTGTGCTCAATGTCACACCATAAACAAAG GAGGAGCAGCCAAACAAGGTCCCAACCTTTTCGGATTTTTTGGACGCAAATCAGGATCGACAGACTATGGCTATTCAGAAGCTAACAAGAATTCAG GCATTGTATGGACCGAAAAGCACTTGTTTCAGTATTTGCTTAACCCCAGAGAATATATTCCAGGCACCAAGATGGTGTTTGCTGGGATCAAAAAGGCAAAAGAACGGGAAGATTTAATAGAATATCTGAAAAACGCTTCCAGTGGGAAGTAG
- a CDS encoding hypothetical protein (overlaps_old_locusTagID:BBM_III07920): MRWRNLLYAPLYVQYFIISTNTSAVYSICTYPLGYSGLCSTKTTSKCRQSIANHIPTTFVPTYFKIKNNYSLQHIGVFNYLRDKLDNFLQGQWFVPPVPTGPKPSEIIAARGSLQTDEETAQLLYDLGLDEDANADEVISAMEHQLSILPEDRHEELRQQVDELLRKKFVELFREFEEKMEQGPEIWRELWDPSKDPDNSLESLVNEKELSDDGRRLIKAALRKKRIDAFLYTLDLGGLIRFTDKKLLNQRLWKVQFLMLPVLAMSIFERLSPTCMALQSMIATKLISECANHDSTPPLDSSTDPAGSVATMGNESPTTARTQRSLSARSMMTSMVVLSTSLIGTVISRIAQQVIKNLLQLPYLNDLAPTVITAFCVNTCLIISSLLVDTSPMNAEQQRLHDLARLEKLPFPSNINGLSEITSSTADTDDSDDLIIHC, translated from the exons atgaGATGGcgtaatttattatatgcACCATTATATGTgcaatatttcataatttcAACCAACACATCAGCAGTATATTCCATTTGCACATATCCTTTGGGCTATAGTGGACTTTGTAGCACAAAGACAACATCTAAATGCCGTCAATCAATTGCAAATCACATACCAACAACTTTTGTTCcaacatattttaaaattaaaaataattactcGTTGCAACATATCGGAGTATTTAACTACTTAAGGGATAAATTGGACAATTTTTTGCAGGGCCAATGGTTCGTTCCTCCAGTGCCAACTGGGCCAAAGCCCTCGGAAATTATCGCAGCCAGAGGGTCACTGCAGACGG ACGAAGAGACAGCACAGTTGTTGTATGATCTGGGCTTGGATGAAGATGCGAATGCCGATGAAGTGATCTCCGCGATGGAACACCAACTGTCAATCTTACCTGAAGACAGGCATGAGGAATTACGACAACAGGTGGATGAGCTGCTACGAAAGAAATTTGTGGAATTGTTCAGGGAGTTTGAGGAAAAAATGGAACAAGGACCAGAGATATGGCGGGAACTTTGGGACCCTTCAAA GGATCCTGATAATTCATTGGAGTCATTAGTTAATGAAAAAGAGCTTAGTGATGATGGAAGGAGATTAATTAAAGCCGCATTGAGGAAAAAAAGAATTGATGCCTTTTTATATACCTTAGACTTGGGCGGGTTGATAAGATTTACCGATAAGAAGCTGTTAAATCAGCGGCTGTGGAAggtacaatttttgatgCTACCTGTACTAGCTATGAGCATATTTGAACGTCTATCGCCTACTTGCATGGCTCTCCAGTCCATGATAGCCACCAAGCTCATTTCAGAATGTGCCAACCATGATTCCACACCTCCACTGGATTCATCAACTGACCCGGCGGGTTCAGTTGCAACTATGGGAAACGAATCTCCAACAACAGCCAGAACCCAACGTTCCTTATCTGCCCGATCAATGATGACATCTATGGTGGTGTTGTCTACCTCTTTAATTGGGACTGTGATATCCAGGATCGCACAGCAAGTCATCAAGAACTTATTACAGTTACCCTACTTGAATGATCTCGCTCCAACAGTAATAACTGCATTTTGCGTAAACACGTGCTTGATCATATCATCGCTCCTGGTAGACACGAGCCCAATGAATGCTGAACAACAGAGGCTACATGATTTGGCGCGGCTTGAAAAACTACCATTTCCAAGCAACATCAATGGGCTTTCAGAGATAACCAGTTCCACTGCAGACACCGATGATTCCGACGATTTGATCATCCACTGTTAA
- a CDS encoding Ubiquilin (overlaps_old_locusTagID:BBM_III07910), whose protein sequence is MVRVIFKDANLRRFILDVAQTDSVEAIKLTISSTINIPPHKQRLVYQGRELLDQELVSDCLSEDSVVYVLTHNNTRELSATNPIDALIGDNNLIKMTLESNSYLKNICQDNPEIGRAVNDLISDPQTLIQAAKAAANPAVARELARTTDRAVQNVEAIPGGFQALYNLHNKLQDPLWNAASSVFNDESPVKAKIYSDDRLAPLEAQPLPNPWKQSTGVGFEAPSHVPRLPHGQPSTPNQATPILPLLNYTDGFYRQQADLLVQMGFTDHAKCLAAIEQAHGDISMAIDILTQPDPNPPH, encoded by the exons ATGGTAAGAGTGATTTTTAAAGACGCCAATCTACGCCGGTTCATTTTGGATGTAGCCCAAACAGATTCTGTTGAGGCGATAAAACTCACAATTTCATCTACTATCAATATCCCTCCTCACAAACAAAGATTGGTATACCAGGGAAGGGAGTTGTTGGACCAAGAGTTGGTATCCGATTGTTTGAGCGAAGATTCGGTCGTATATGTTTTGACGCATAATAATACACGAGAATTATCAGCTACTAACCCAATTGATGCACTAATTGGCGATAACAACCTCATTAAAATGACCCTAGAGTCTAACTCATacttgaaaaatatatgtcAGGATAATCCAGAAATAGGACGTGCcgtaaatgatttaatatcaGATCCACAGACGTTGATTCAGGCGGCAAAGGCAGCAGCAAACCCTGCGGTGGCTAGGGAGCTGGCCAGGACGACCGATAGGGCAGTGCAAAATGTCGAGGCCATCCCCGGAGGGTTTCAGGCCTTATACAACCTGCATAACAAATTACAAGACCCTTTGTGGAACGCAGCATCGTCCGTCTTCAACGATGAATCGCCTGTTAAAGCAAAGATATACAGCG ACGACCGATTGGCGCCTTTGGAAGCTCAACCGTTGCCAAACCCGTGGAAGCAGTCCACAGGCGTTGGGTTCGAGGCTCCTTCACATGTCCCCCGTCTACCTCATG GCCAACCATCTACCCCAAATCAGGCCACGCCAATATTACCACTTTTAAACTACACGGATGGATTTTACAGACAACAGGCAGATTTGCTGGTGCAGATGGGATTCACCGACCATGCCAAGTGCTTGGCGGCAATAGAGCAGGCGCATGGCGATATTTCCATGGCCATTGACATCCTAACCCAGCCCGACCCAAACCCACCGCATTAA
- a CDS encoding LAG1 longevity assurance homolog 1 (overlaps_old_locusTagID:BBM_III07930), translated as MEAGFSHFSGSFNLSKYELLENIRFDEIGIIASGFILFSLARFLLTQTSTNVKLGIDGILYKINKKYKISRDGKEEKWCESLWYSIWHTTSLIISSIILFKEFDGFYYPAWGKLHFTNPSALWFLYDDIHSINSHAWPHIRINTLFHYFYLYSVGLWLSSLLFSFTETRRSDTLVLQFHHIVTSVLIYVSHISRVHRIGIIVIFLHDIADVLLYSTKTLYYSKSVSKTLITSMYVIFALSHFITRFVLMSKYVYIPLCNRFPNDGMEFVFQIFLRTPVSIVSITSVIAILVMNIYWFGLIIEMFAFVKTI; from the exons ATGGAGGCAGGTTTTTCTCATTTTTCAGGGTCATTCAATCTAAGCAAATATGAATTGCTCGAAAACATTAGATTTGACGAAATAGGAATAATAGCTTCGGGTTTCATCCTATTCTCACTCGCGCGATTCTTATTGACCCAGACTAGTACCAATGTTAAGTTGGGCATTGATGGAATCCTTTACAAGattaacaaaaaatataaaatttctagGGATGGAAAGGAGGAGAAGTGGTGTGAAAGTCTGTGGTACTCAATATGGCACACAACATCACttataatatcatcaatCATTTTATTCAAAGAGTTTGATGGTTTTTATTATCCAGCGTGGGGAAAGCTGCATTTTACCAATCCCTCCGCCCTTTG GTTCTTGTATGATGATATTCATTCCATCAACAGCCACGCCTGGCCACATATCAGAATCAATACATTATTCCACTATTTCTACTTATATTCAGTAGGACTCTGGCTCTCCTCATTATTGTTTTCATTCACTGAAACTAGAAGGTCCGATACTTTAGTGCTACAATTCCATCACATCGTTACCTCAGTACTAATTTACGTTTCACATATATCCAGAGTGCATCGGATAGGAATA ATTGTGATATTCTTGCATGATATCGCTGATGTTTTACTTTACTCCACAAAAACACTCTATTACTCAAAATCAGTGTCAAAGACATTGATCACTTCCATGTATGTAATATTCGCCTTATCCCACTTCATAACACGGTTCGTATTAATGTCCAAATATGTATACATACCATTGTGTAACAGATTTCCAAATGATGGTATGGAATTtgtatttcaaatatttttacgAACGCCCGTGAGTATTGTGAGTATTACTTCTGTCATTGCTATACTG gttatgaatatatattggttTGGACTAATCATTGAGATGTTCGCTTTCGTAAAAACCATTTGA
- a CDS encoding hypothetical protein (overlaps_old_locusTagID:BBM_III07930;~overlaps_old_locusTagID:BBM_III07935) codes for MLSVTIWDCTGDDPPLLYRLQVYNTCTIAELKVLIEHKRNELGRLSQKSFLIYHGNQLITKFDMELLSFISDPSKISNCGITFTIYDENIITCNIRVMRGVSCGNIRYVPILMNLFKAPLQIEIFDQENVGQLKQEILKQFASEKLKTNCNLGNTSMILLHKGNCLDDDSALKSIYSTSICHVDCTFLQVIRKGICFKWFLRKRTSQ; via the exons ATGCTGAGTGTGACAATTTGGGATTGTACTGGCGATGATCCGCCATTGCTATACAGATTACAAGTGTATAATACTTGTACAATTGCAGAGCTCAAAGTGTTAATTGAACACAAACGCAATGAACTAGGTCGTTTATCACAGAAAAGTTTCCTTATCTATCACGGAAACCAACtaatcacaaaatttgacatgGAATTGCTATCATTCATTAGTGATCCTAGTAAAATTAGTAACTGTGGAAtaacatttacaatttatgatgaaaatattataacCTGCAACATACGCGTAATGCGGG GTGTGAGTTGTGGCAATATCAGGTATGTTCCTATACTCatgaatttgtttaaaGCTCCATTGCAGATTGAGATATTTGACCAAGAAAATGTGGGACAGCTAAAACAAGaaatattaaaacaattcGCATCagaaaaattaaaaactaATTGTAATCTTGGTAATACATCAATGATATTGCTACACAAGGGCAATTGCTTAGATGATGATTCCGCTCTTAAAAGTATTTACAGCACGAGCATCTGCCACGTTGATTGCACATTCCTTCAAGTTATACGTAAGGGTATATGCTTCAAATGGTTTTTACGAAAGCGAACATCTCAATGA